A region from the Palaemon carinicauda isolate YSFRI2023 chromosome 16, ASM3689809v2, whole genome shotgun sequence genome encodes:
- the LOC137655840 gene encoding mitochondrial amidoxime reducing component 2-like, whose protein sequence is MRLLEEKVAVGVGAGVGAALVGWWAWRRFSTPPLPDKWEEVGEVSELVIYPLKSARGILLKEAQAGIYGLSVDHLEDRALMIINAEGIFVSGRQASRLPAVVTSWQGRTLTLKFPGHEDISVDTENDLKNNPIVETKFRGVKIQGIDCGDEVSSWLSKVLYDDKEKVRLIYKGDFVKDRPARKPEVKHEFTQYRKTDRALYTDVSSYHLACQSSLDDLNSRLEEPVLMDNFRPNIIVKGSKAYDEDDWVYVKIGDVILRRLKPCERCILTTVDTIKGEKMKNMEPLTTLKKYQMLKDAPPELEKAWKAKPIFGISMSIDATGSVAVGDKVSIARASVYPQFRGY, encoded by the exons ATGAG ACTCCTGGAGGAGAAGGTTGCCGTGGGCGTTGGAGCGGGCGTTGGAGCAGCCCTCGTGGGCTGGTGGGCGTGGAGGCGGTTTTCCACCCCTCCCCTTCCAGacaa GTGGGAGGAAGTAGGAGAGGTATCCGAGTTAGTTATCTATCCATTAAAATCTGCTCGTGGCATTCTGCTGAAAGAAGCTCAGGCGGGGATCTATGGATTGAGTGTTGATCATCTTGAAGACAg agcCCTCATGATAATCAACGCAGAAGGCATTTTTGTCTCGGGCAGACAAGCGTCGCGGCTCCCAGCCGTTGTGACCTCGTGGCAAGGTCGCACCTTGACCTTGAAATTCCCGGGTCATGAAGACATATCCGTCGATACTGAAAATGACCTCAAAAACAATCCGATTGTGGAAACCAA ATTCCGAGGAGTAAAAATTCAAGGAATAGATTGCGGAGATGAAGTATCATCTTGGCTCTCAAAAGTCCTATACGATGACAAGGAGAAAGTAAGACTCATATATAAAGGAGACTTCGTTAAAGACAGGCCAGCAAGGAAGCCAGAAGTTAAACATGAATTCACTCAGTACAGGAAAACAGATCGA GCTCTGTATACAGACGTCAGTAGCTACCACCTGGCCTGTCAATCTTCCTTGGACGACCTGAACTCCCGTCTGGAAGAGCCAGTCCTTATGGATAACTTCCGTCCAAATATCATCGTCAAGGGCTCCAAGGCTTACGATGAGGACGATTGGGTCTATGTGAAAATAGGCGATGTCATTCTCAGACGGTTGAAGCCATGTGAGAG ATGTATACTGACAACAGTTGATacaattaaaggggaaaaaatgaaaaatatggagCCACTAACCACATTGAAAAA GTACCAGATGTTGAAGGACGCTCCTCCCGAACTGGAAAAGGCCTGGAAGGCAAAGCCTATCTTTGGCATCTCGATGAGCATCGATGCCACTGGAAGCGTTGCTGTTGGAGACAAGGTATCCATTGCCAGGGCTTCCGTCTATCCTCAATTTAGAGGATACTGA